A region of Cyanobium sp. ATX 6F1 DNA encodes the following proteins:
- a CDS encoding HDIG domain-containing metalloprotein: MTVFRLGRANKLWWQLLRQEMPRQALAIWRTRDLVAIAMVCVLVAFLSSWPWLVEPNLRPGVAAPADTWAPKAATVVDNDALEQRRTQLGNRSHVQVVDQGLSLELQQRLDRQLRQLERLAPAAQGRVAPFDLTPQEEVWLNDLSPGPRRQWQRALHGAAERMLSQGLVASLASSQLEQAARLQLASLGEPARSLGAKLLANSFQGRSNLRIDAALSQQLIEEALTQQGLPLIHVKKGDLITRRGEPISPQSFDVLDYFGLVNRRPLVRAWLFHFSEALAVSGVMVLLIRRWRASLEPRQALLALAMLLVVQGLKLALGAAVNPLAVLVAPTLLVAQGLGTASGLAWLAAASLLWPVPYEAMSESRLLIASAVAAVAAILAGRQRSRAQLLQLAVLLPAGALVVQWLLLQSTVLTGRSLGVPNSVAELLGEAVLVGGLLMAGLLLAPLVESSFGLLTRARLLELADHERPLLRRLSCEAAGTFEHTLMICGLAEEGARAIHADVDLIRTGALYHDVGKMHAPQWFIENQADGVNPHEALDDPYASAAILQAHVDEGLKLAKRYHLPRPLADFIPEHQGTLKMGYFLHQARERDPDFDESRFRYRGPTPRSRETGILMLADGCEAALRSLPPDTSKAQASEMVRRIVDARQRDGQLAASGLSRGELELLIQAFVAVWKRMRHRRIPYPIPAKKGYSA; this comes from the coding sequence ATGACGGTGTTCCGCCTGGGTCGCGCGAACAAGCTCTGGTGGCAGCTGCTGCGGCAGGAAATGCCGCGTCAGGCCCTGGCGATCTGGCGGACCAGGGATCTGGTGGCCATTGCGATGGTCTGCGTGCTGGTGGCGTTCCTCTCCAGCTGGCCCTGGCTGGTGGAGCCCAACCTGCGCCCCGGCGTGGCCGCCCCTGCCGACACCTGGGCGCCGAAGGCTGCCACGGTGGTGGACAACGACGCCCTTGAGCAGCGGCGGACCCAGCTGGGCAACCGCAGCCATGTCCAGGTGGTCGACCAAGGGCTCTCGCTGGAGCTGCAGCAGCGGCTGGACCGCCAGCTCAGGCAGCTGGAACGCCTGGCCCCCGCCGCCCAGGGCAGGGTGGCTCCTTTCGATCTCACCCCCCAGGAGGAGGTCTGGCTCAACGACCTCTCGCCCGGCCCGCGCCGGCAGTGGCAACGGGCCCTCCATGGCGCCGCCGAACGGATGCTCAGCCAGGGTCTGGTGGCCAGCCTGGCCAGCAGCCAGCTGGAGCAGGCCGCCCGCCTGCAGCTCGCCTCCCTCGGGGAACCGGCCCGCAGCCTCGGGGCCAAGCTCCTGGCCAACAGCTTCCAGGGGCGCTCCAACCTGCGCATTGACGCGGCCCTGAGCCAGCAGTTGATCGAGGAGGCCCTCACCCAGCAGGGGCTGCCCCTGATTCATGTCAAGAAGGGTGATCTGATCACCCGCCGCGGCGAGCCGATCAGCCCCCAATCCTTCGATGTGCTCGATTACTTCGGCCTGGTGAACCGTCGCCCGCTGGTGCGGGCCTGGCTGTTCCACTTCAGCGAGGCCCTGGCGGTCAGCGGCGTGATGGTGCTGCTGATCCGGCGCTGGCGGGCGAGCCTGGAGCCGCGCCAGGCCCTGCTGGCCCTGGCGATGTTGCTGGTGGTCCAGGGCCTCAAGCTCGCTCTTGGGGCCGCCGTCAATCCCCTGGCCGTACTGGTGGCCCCCACCCTGCTGGTGGCCCAGGGACTGGGCACTGCCTCGGGACTGGCCTGGCTGGCGGCCGCCAGCCTGCTCTGGCCCGTGCCCTACGAGGCGATGAGCGAGTCCAGGTTGCTGATCGCCTCGGCCGTGGCGGCCGTGGCGGCGATCCTGGCGGGGCGCCAGCGCAGCCGGGCCCAGCTGTTGCAGCTCGCGGTGCTGCTGCCGGCCGGAGCCCTTGTGGTGCAATGGCTACTGCTGCAGAGCACGGTGCTCACCGGCCGCAGCCTCGGGGTGCCGAACAGTGTTGCTGAGCTGCTGGGGGAGGCGGTGCTGGTGGGCGGACTGCTGATGGCCGGTCTGCTGCTGGCGCCCCTGGTGGAGAGTTCCTTCGGGCTGCTGACCCGGGCGCGGCTCCTGGAGCTGGCGGACCACGAACGCCCTTTGCTGCGCAGGCTCTCCTGCGAGGCCGCCGGCACCTTCGAGCACACCTTGATGATCTGCGGCCTGGCGGAGGAGGGGGCCCGGGCGATCCACGCCGACGTGGATCTGATCCGCACCGGCGCCCTCTATCACGACGTGGGCAAGATGCATGCCCCCCAGTGGTTCATCGAGAACCAGGCCGATGGGGTCAACCCCCACGAGGCCCTCGACGATCCCTACGCCAGTGCCGCCATCCTCCAGGCCCATGTCGATGAGGGGCTGAAACTGGCCAAGCGCTACCACCTGCCCCGCCCCCTGGCGGATTTCATCCCCGAGCACCAGGGCACCTTGAAGATGGGCTACTTCCTGCACCAGGCCCGGGAGCGGGACCCCGACTTCGATGAGAGCCGTTTCCGTTACCGCGGGCCCACCCCCCGCAGCCGTGAGACGGGAATCCTGATGCTGGCTGATGGCTGTGAGGCGGCCTTGCGCTCCCTGCCCCCCGACACCTCCAAGGCCCAGGCCAGTGAGATGGTGCGGCGCATCGTCGACGCCCGCCAGCGCGATGGCCAG
- a CDS encoding divergent PAP2 family protein, with amino-acid sequence MIELLDNGVLAWALAACGLAQLSKLLIELVVHRRWRPAVLIETGGMPSSHAALITGATAGIGWELGWGDPLFALAATLAFIVLYDASGVRRAAGQISARVNGLPDGLWEVRPVGGLQPLEAAEPSLPLFKPLKENLGHTRLEVLAGSLLGPAIALTGLALAGSPLQIAQGLGWLPLA; translated from the coding sequence ATGATCGAGTTGCTCGATAACGGAGTGCTGGCCTGGGCCCTGGCGGCCTGTGGCCTGGCCCAGCTCTCGAAGCTCCTGATCGAGCTGGTGGTGCACCGGCGCTGGCGGCCAGCGGTGCTGATCGAAACGGGCGGCATGCCTTCGAGCCACGCCGCCCTGATCACCGGCGCCACCGCCGGCATCGGCTGGGAGCTGGGTTGGGGGGATCCCCTGTTTGCCCTGGCGGCCACGCTGGCCTTCATCGTGCTCTACGACGCCAGCGGCGTGCGCCGGGCCGCCGGCCAGATCTCGGCACGGGTGAACGGATTGCCCGATGGGCTCTGGGAGGTGCGGCCGGTGGGTGGCCTGCAGCCCCTGGAGGCCGCCGAGCCTTCCCTGCCACTCTTCAAGCCCCTCAAGGAAAACCTGGGCCACACGCGGCTGGAGGTGCTGGCCGGCAGCCTGCTGGGGCCGGCGATCGCCCTCACCGGCCTGGCCCTGGCCGGCTCACCGCTGCAGATCGCCCAGGGGTTGGGTTGGCTGCCCCTGGCTTGA
- the crtE gene encoding geranylgeranyl diphosphate synthase CrtE, translating into MTVAVSTSFDFAAYLEAARLRVEAALDGSLGPERPESLREAMRYSLLAGGKRLRPILCLAACELAGGDSDLALPTAVALEMIHTMSLIHDDLPAMDNDDLRRGRPTNHKVYGEANAILAGDALLTRAFEMVALRSPGVGAERLLAVVGELSLASGAPGLVGGQVVDLECEGKQVDLDTLEYIHLHKTGALLQACVLTGALIAGASEELLTALRRYARGIGLAFQIIDDILDVTASSDVLGKTAGKDLTADKTTYPKLLGLEESRLRAEALVREANEALEPWRDQAQPLLALAGYITSRDR; encoded by the coding sequence ATGACCGTGGCGGTGAGCACGAGCTTCGATTTCGCCGCCTACCTGGAGGCCGCCCGCCTGCGGGTGGAAGCGGCCCTTGACGGCTCCCTGGGCCCGGAGCGGCCCGAATCCCTGCGGGAGGCGATGCGCTATTCGCTGCTGGCGGGCGGCAAGCGCCTGCGCCCGATCCTCTGCCTGGCGGCCTGCGAGCTGGCCGGTGGCGACAGCGATCTGGCCCTGCCCACGGCGGTGGCCCTGGAGATGATCCACACCATGTCGCTCATCCATGACGACCTGCCCGCCATGGACAACGACGACCTGCGCCGGGGCCGGCCCACCAACCACAAGGTGTACGGCGAGGCCAACGCGATCCTGGCCGGCGATGCCCTGCTCACCCGCGCCTTCGAGATGGTGGCCCTGCGCAGCCCTGGCGTGGGCGCCGAGCGGCTGCTGGCGGTGGTGGGCGAACTCTCGCTGGCCTCAGGCGCCCCGGGGCTGGTGGGCGGCCAGGTGGTGGACCTGGAGTGCGAGGGCAAGCAGGTGGACCTCGACACCCTCGAGTACATCCACCTGCACAAGACCGGCGCCCTGCTGCAGGCCTGCGTGCTGACCGGTGCCCTGATCGCCGGCGCCTCCGAGGAGCTGCTCACCGCCCTGCGCCGCTACGCTCGCGGCATCGGCCTGGCCTTCCAGATCATCGACGACATCCTCGATGTGACCGCCAGCAGCGACGTGCTGGGCAAGACCGCCGGCAAGGATCTCACCGCCGACAAGACCACCTACCCGAAGCTGCTGGGGCTGGAGGAATCGCGTCTGCGGGCCGAGGCGCTGGTGCGCGAGGCCAACGAAGCCCTGGAGCCCTGGCGGGACCAGGCCCAGCCCCTGCTCGCCCTGGCGGGCTACATCACGAGCCGCGATCGATGA
- the folD gene encoding bifunctional methylenetetrahydrofolate dehydrogenase/methenyltetrahydrofolate cyclohydrolase FolD: MALRLDGRQLAAALELRLRSAIAAGLEQAGRPPGLAVLRVGDDPASGVYVANKEKACERVGITSHGAHLAADNPADAVAAVIERLNADPSVDGILLQLPLPKGLEESPLLALIDPEKDADGLHTLNLGRLAKGESGPRSCTPAGVMALLRQAQVSLSGARAVVVGRSLLVGQPMALMLQAADATVTVAHSRTRDLAALTRQADVLVVAAGQPLLIGAEHVRPGAVVVDVGIHRLPPDPAAGPGAKGKLCGDVRFEEVEPIAAAITPVPGGVGPMTVTMLLVNTVVAWGRRHGLDNPLADLVP; the protein is encoded by the coding sequence ATGGCCCTGCGTCTCGATGGTCGCCAGTTGGCGGCGGCGCTGGAACTTCGCCTGCGCTCAGCGATCGCCGCCGGGCTCGAGCAGGCGGGCCGGCCTCCGGGTCTGGCGGTGCTGCGGGTGGGGGACGACCCCGCCAGCGGTGTCTACGTCGCCAACAAGGAAAAGGCCTGCGAGCGGGTGGGGATCACCAGCCACGGCGCCCACCTGGCCGCCGACAACCCGGCGGACGCGGTGGCGGCGGTGATTGAGCGGCTGAACGCCGATCCAAGCGTGGACGGCATCCTGCTGCAGCTGCCCCTGCCGAAGGGCCTGGAGGAAAGCCCGCTGCTGGCCCTGATCGATCCTGAAAAAGACGCCGACGGCCTGCATACCCTCAACCTGGGGCGCCTGGCCAAGGGGGAGAGCGGGCCCCGCAGCTGCACTCCGGCCGGGGTGATGGCGCTGTTGCGCCAGGCCCAGGTTTCCCTGAGCGGTGCTCGGGCGGTGGTGGTGGGCCGCAGCCTCCTGGTGGGCCAGCCCATGGCCCTCATGCTTCAGGCCGCCGATGCCACCGTCACGGTGGCCCACTCGCGCACCCGGGATCTGGCGGCCCTCACCCGCCAGGCCGATGTGCTGGTGGTGGCGGCGGGACAGCCGCTGCTGATCGGCGCTGAGCATGTGAGGCCCGGCGCGGTGGTGGTGGACGTGGGCATCCACCGGCTGCCCCCTGATCCGGCGGCGGGGCCTGGCGCCAAGGGCAAGCTCTGCGGCGATGTGCGTTTCGAGGAGGTGGAGCCGATCGCTGCGGCGATCACCCCGGTGCCCGGCGGCGTCGGCCCGATGACCGTGACGATGCTGCTGGTGAACACGGTGGTGGCCTGGGGCCGCCGCCACGGACTTGACAATCCGTTGGCGGATCTGGTGCCTTGA
- a CDS encoding ATP-dependent RecD-like DNA helicase: MSPLTTGQQLAAEAFAAWLKAPADGTPFVLSGAAGTGKTFLSIAFLAQAEAAGLCWTVVAPTHKAVGVVKEQLHRAGLQPTWYPSTIHRLLRLKLKRERDRERCEETEQTAGALEHLGLVLIDEASMVDSSLLEIALRCAHPFRTRLVFVGDPAQLPPVGEASSPVFALSRRAGHELEEVVRHQGPVLRLADGLRRGELPCQLPPLGPALVRPEGQVAVLSKGDWLEAAVAALRVGAERDDPDHARLLCYTNRSLEALVPLARRALHGAMADQLPVLPGEVLITRSAVMAPACRDGEEGGEEPDMVLGSNRELVVRDVTPELCNLADFGVGPEFGVAVIDTLTASVEAGESSLGLRLLPPLGSVARAQLEAVLSRLRQQAREAGKQEGRSLWRRFFLVRDAFASLGPAAVLTVHRSQGSSFDEVFVERDVFWPADPVLRRQLVYVAVSRARRRVSLMGASGSAADLEHWRRWLSD; encoded by the coding sequence TTGAGCCCCCTCACCACAGGTCAACAGCTGGCGGCGGAGGCGTTTGCCGCCTGGCTCAAGGCCCCGGCCGATGGCACGCCCTTCGTGCTCAGTGGCGCCGCCGGCACCGGCAAAACCTTCCTCTCGATCGCCTTCCTGGCCCAGGCCGAGGCCGCCGGCCTCTGCTGGACCGTGGTCGCTCCCACCCACAAGGCCGTCGGGGTGGTGAAGGAGCAGCTGCATCGGGCCGGCCTGCAGCCCACCTGGTACCCGTCGACGATCCACCGGCTGCTGCGGCTGAAGCTCAAGCGCGAACGTGACCGGGAGCGCTGCGAGGAAACCGAGCAGACCGCCGGGGCCCTCGAGCACCTGGGCCTAGTGCTGATCGACGAGGCCTCGATGGTCGACAGCAGCCTGCTCGAGATCGCCCTGCGCTGCGCCCACCCCTTCCGCACCCGGCTGGTGTTCGTGGGTGATCCGGCCCAGCTGCCCCCGGTGGGAGAGGCCAGCAGCCCGGTGTTTGCCCTCAGCCGCCGGGCCGGCCATGAGCTGGAGGAGGTGGTGCGCCACCAGGGCCCGGTGCTGCGCCTGGCCGATGGCCTCCGCCGGGGCGAGCTGCCCTGCCAGTTGCCGCCCCTGGGGCCGGCGCTCGTGCGGCCGGAAGGTCAGGTGGCCGTGCTCTCCAAGGGTGATTGGCTGGAGGCGGCCGTGGCGGCCCTGCGGGTCGGCGCCGAACGCGATGACCCCGACCATGCCCGCCTGCTCTGTTACACCAACCGCTCGTTGGAGGCGCTGGTGCCCCTGGCGCGGCGGGCCCTCCACGGGGCGATGGCCGATCAGTTGCCGGTGCTGCCCGGGGAAGTGCTGATCACCCGGTCGGCGGTGATGGCCCCCGCCTGCCGCGACGGGGAGGAGGGAGGCGAGGAACCGGACATGGTGCTGGGATCGAACCGGGAGCTGGTGGTGCGCGATGTCACCCCGGAACTCTGCAATCTGGCCGATTTCGGCGTGGGGCCTGAATTCGGAGTGGCTGTGATCGACACGCTCACGGCCTCGGTGGAGGCGGGCGAGAGCAGCCTGGGCCTGCGGTTGTTGCCGCCCCTGGGCAGCGTGGCCCGCGCCCAGCTGGAGGCGGTGCTCTCCCGCCTGCGCCAGCAGGCCCGCGAGGCGGGCAAACAGGAGGGGCGCTCCCTGTGGCGGCGTTTTTTCCTGGTGCGCGATGCCTTCGCGTCCCTGGGACCAGCGGCCGTGCTCACGGTGCACCGCAGCCAGGGCAGCAGTTTCGACGAGGTGTTCGTGGAACGCGATGTGTTCTGGCCCGCCGATCCGGTGCTGCGCCGCCAGCTGGTGTATGTGGCCGTCAGCCGCGCCCGCAGGAGGGTGAGCCTGATGGGGGCCAGCGGCTCGGCGGCCGATCTTGAGCACTGGCGGCGCTGGCTTTCGGACTAA